The proteins below are encoded in one region of Lytechinus pictus isolate F3 Inbred chromosome 11, Lp3.0, whole genome shotgun sequence:
- the LOC129271516 gene encoding large ribosomal subunit protein mL64-like has product MVTSMAVIRQFLPRTFERLTVLPALGIKHGESNVLRKMCGVTKLPFRQYSDKVLEGMGEFVEEEEQLDMDLLDQPAVRTRPRDRPWEKTRHWHAKQFARMGKASGVDPAIMWPTKSELSKLIEEEKEYFPSLQEMQTELAAEKQAADLERLKREKLIAANMAKMPKMIEDYWKQVEEERAKRREQKEKRNRLLALAKEKLGYAVDPRSPRFKQMVEEMEAEEKKRRKELKKKGIKL; this is encoded by the exons atGGTGACTTCCATGGCTGTCATCAGGCAATTCTTGCCACGGACTTTTGAGAGACTAACAGTGTTACCTGCACTGGGAATTAAACATGGAGAGAGCAATGTACTCAGGAAGATGTGTGGCGTTACAAAGCTTCCTTTTCGACAATATTCTGATAAGGTTCTAGAAGGAATGGGCGAGTTTGTGGAAGAGGAAGAGCAGCTGGATATGGATCTCCTCGATCAGCCAGCGGTTCGAACGCGCCCCAGAGATCGCCCGTGGGAGAAGACGAGGCATTGGCATGCGAAGCAGTTTGCAAGAATGGGCAAGGCTTCTGGTGTTGATCCCGCAATTATGTGGCCTACAAAATCAGAACTTAGTAAACTTATTGAAGAGGAGAAAgaatattttccaagtcttcagGAAATGCAAACAGAACTTGCAGCTGAGAAACAAGCAGCAGATTTGGAAAGACTCAAAAG GGAGAAGCTTATTGCTGCCAATATGGCCAAGATGCCAAAGATGATAGAGGATTACTGGAAACAAGTGGAAGAGGAAAGAGCCAAGAGAAGagaacagaaagaaaagagaaatcgGCTTCTTGCCCTCGCGAAGGAGAAGCTTGGCTATGCCGTCGATCCTCGCAGTCCTCGCTTTAAACAGATGGTAGAAGAGATGGAAgcagaggagaaaaagagaaggaaagaactCAAGAAGAAAGGAATCAAATTATGA